One window of Nocardia nova SH22a genomic DNA carries:
- a CDS encoding sensor histidine kinase, translated as MGLWLLVVVCAAGSVAVLAYSLRRREDGLGTAADRSTFDTLHTVSLAAPGLREGLTETGALRAVKHLRALLGSAALAITDLSSVLAVDGQTRGHTGDAMHHARRALSTGRTQVLGAHEVVCAEHDCPIRAAVASPIHDGEVIVGAVVAYGPGAPAILVRAVEEVTAWVSGQVALAGADAQRGRAAEAELRALRAQISPHFIYNSLTAIASFTRTDPERARELLLEFADFTRYALRSGAVFTTVAEELRNTERYLMLEQARFGDRLRLSLRVAPEVLPTAIPFLVVQPLVENAVRHGLGGEQAVVTVSISAADAGPDAVIVIEDDGAGADPRTIGDALRAPDREGPRKEGIGLGNVDARVRQIYGDAYGLVLETAPGAGTKVTVRIPKSAAAVRSQG; from the coding sequence ATGGGGCTGTGGCTGCTCGTCGTGGTGTGCGCGGCCGGTTCGGTGGCCGTGCTCGCGTATTCGCTGCGCAGGCGTGAGGACGGACTCGGTACCGCCGCCGACCGCAGCACCTTCGACACCTTGCACACGGTGAGCCTGGCCGCGCCCGGCCTGCGTGAGGGGCTCACCGAAACGGGCGCGCTGCGCGCGGTCAAACACCTGCGTGCGCTCCTGGGCAGTGCGGCGCTGGCGATTACCGATCTGTCGTCGGTGCTGGCGGTCGACGGGCAGACGCGCGGGCACACCGGCGACGCGATGCACCATGCGCGCCGGGCGCTGAGCACCGGCCGGACCCAGGTGCTCGGCGCGCACGAGGTGGTCTGCGCCGAGCACGACTGCCCGATCCGCGCGGCGGTGGCCAGCCCGATCCACGACGGCGAGGTGATCGTCGGGGCGGTGGTGGCCTACGGGCCCGGCGCCCCCGCGATTCTGGTCCGCGCGGTCGAGGAGGTCACCGCGTGGGTGTCCGGGCAGGTCGCACTGGCCGGGGCCGACGCGCAGCGCGGGCGCGCGGCCGAAGCCGAATTGCGCGCCCTGCGTGCGCAGATCAGTCCGCATTTCATCTACAACTCGCTGACCGCGATCGCCTCGTTCACCCGCACCGATCCCGAACGGGCCCGGGAGCTGCTGCTCGAGTTCGCCGACTTCACCCGCTACGCGCTGCGCTCGGGCGCCGTGTTCACCACGGTGGCGGAGGAACTGCGCAACACCGAGCGCTATCTGATGCTGGAACAGGCACGATTCGGTGACCGGTTGCGGTTGTCGTTGCGGGTGGCGCCGGAGGTGCTGCCGACCGCGATCCCCTTCCTCGTGGTGCAGCCGCTGGTCGAGAACGCGGTCCGGCACGGACTCGGCGGCGAGCAGGCGGTGGTGACGGTGTCGATCAGCGCCGCCGATGCCGGGCCCGACGCGGTGATCGTGATCGAGGACGACGGCGCGGGCGCCGACCCGCGCACCATCGGCGACGCCCTGCGGGCCCCCGACCGCGAGGGGCCGCGCAAGGAGGGCATCGGCCTCGGCAATGTCGATGCCCGGGTGCGGCAGATCTACGGTGACGCCTACGGACTGGTACTGGAAACCGCGCCCGGAGCGGGGACGAAGGTGACCGTCCGGATACCCAAATCGGCCGCCGCCGTCCGGTCGCAGGGGTGA
- a CDS encoding GDSL-type esterase/lipase family protein: MRHGHRGPRTFIRATAHHARYGRAVKLAAAVALGSGLLAAPPVLADDAGCAAAHFVAGWTASPTDSITPLDPLGTPVPEYLDNQTVRMMITPHLGGSKFRLHLSNRFGSAPVTFGRVTIGRQTTGSSAQDPVAVTFGDAAAVTVPAGQDIVSDPVAMSFRAFDRLAVSIFLPAPSGPPTKHWNANATSYYSPPGSGDLTARTTDPGFSAVTNSWLYVDGLDVEAPGGTGSVVAFGDSITDGFVGGTPVSVPASRAAADVDGRYPDQLQRRLDAAGVPISVVNAGIGSNRLLTSGEPLMLGPRGLDRFRRDALDQPGVTGVLLLEGINDLGLPPGSSASAMIDGYRQAVDAAHAAGKKIWLGTILPAANALVDGTLLAPASETSRQEINSWIRSHSAADGVVDFDAALRDPGNSSILNPAYAGVDNLHPNLAGYQAMADAVPLDLLASAAPACGTA; encoded by the coding sequence ATGCGACACGGACACCGAGGTCCGCGGACGTTCATCCGCGCGACGGCGCACCACGCCCGGTACGGCCGGGCCGTGAAACTCGCGGCCGCGGTGGCGCTGGGATCCGGGCTGCTCGCCGCGCCGCCGGTTCTGGCCGACGACGCGGGCTGTGCGGCTGCCCATTTCGTGGCCGGGTGGACCGCGAGTCCCACCGACTCGATCACGCCCTTGGACCCGCTCGGTACTCCGGTGCCGGAGTATCTGGACAACCAGACCGTGCGCATGATGATCACGCCGCATCTCGGCGGATCGAAGTTCCGCCTGCACCTGTCGAACCGATTCGGTTCCGCGCCGGTCACATTCGGCCGGGTGACGATCGGCAGGCAGACGACCGGCTCGTCCGCGCAGGACCCGGTCGCGGTCACCTTCGGCGACGCCGCGGCGGTCACCGTGCCCGCCGGGCAGGACATCGTCAGCGATCCCGTGGCGATGAGTTTCCGCGCCTTCGACCGGCTGGCGGTGAGCATCTTCCTCCCCGCGCCGAGCGGCCCGCCGACCAAGCACTGGAATGCCAATGCGACGTCCTACTATTCACCGCCGGGCAGCGGGGACCTGACCGCCCGGACGACCGATCCGGGGTTCTCGGCCGTCACCAATTCGTGGTTGTACGTCGACGGTCTCGACGTCGAGGCGCCGGGCGGGACGGGTTCGGTGGTGGCCTTCGGCGATTCCATCACCGACGGTTTCGTGGGTGGCACCCCGGTCAGCGTCCCGGCGAGCAGGGCCGCCGCCGATGTCGACGGCCGCTATCCCGACCAGTTGCAACGCCGCCTCGACGCCGCCGGTGTCCCGATCTCGGTGGTGAACGCGGGCATCGGTTCGAACCGGCTGTTGACCAGCGGCGAACCACTGATGCTCGGACCCCGCGGCCTCGACCGGTTCCGCCGCGACGCACTCGACCAGCCCGGTGTCACCGGAGTGCTCCTCCTGGAGGGCATCAACGACCTCGGGCTCCCGCCCGGATCGAGTGCGAGCGCGATGATCGACGGTTATCGGCAGGCCGTGGACGCGGCACACGCCGCCGGTAAGAAGATCTGGCTGGGCACGATCCTGCCCGCGGCGAACGCGCTCGTCGACGGCACCCTGCTCGCACCCGCCAGCGAAACGTCCCGCCAGGAGATCAACAGCTGGATCCGCTCCCACTCGGCCGCCGACGGGGTCGTCGATTTCGATGCGGCACTGCGCGATCCGGGCAATTCGTCGATCCTGAACCCGGCCTACGCCGGTGTCGACAACCTGCACCCGAATCTGGCCGGTTACCAGGCGATGGCCGATGCGGTGCCACTCGACCTGCTCGCGTCCGCCGCCCCGGCCTGCGGAACCGCGTAG
- a CDS encoding histone-like nucleoid-structuring protein Lsr2: MAKKVIVELIDDFDGTSKAEETVFFSLDGVEYEIDLSTKNAGKLREVFEQWTEPARKVGRVPRGKGKPVARTGSDKIQTGAIREWAKKNGYNVSSRGRIQADIIAAYNKAS, encoded by the coding sequence ATGGCAAAGAAGGTCATCGTCGAACTGATCGACGACTTCGACGGCACCTCGAAGGCCGAGGAGACCGTATTCTTCAGCCTCGACGGCGTCGAATACGAAATCGACCTGTCGACCAAGAACGCGGGCAAACTGCGCGAGGTCTTCGAGCAGTGGACCGAGCCCGCGCGCAAGGTGGGCCGCGTTCCCCGGGGCAAGGGTAAGCCGGTGGCCCGTACGGGGTCGGACAAAATTCAGACCGGCGCCATTCGCGAATGGGCGAAGAAGAACGGCTACAACGTCTCCAGCCGCGGACGGATCCAGGCCGACATCATCGCGGCGTACAACAAGGCGAGTTAG
- a CDS encoding ATP-binding protein — translation MVRTGLVSDLTSYVGRRSESADVRRLLGSARLVTLTGPGGVGKTRLAFRIAADAARAFRDGVYFVELAEIRGHEHLVATVADRIDLQLRSGQPAIDRVLEYLRDREVLLVLDNCEHVLGASAESVAALLTHCAKVTVLATSRQSLGVPGERTFRVPPLAVPPGTPAPSELMRYDSSRLFAERAAAQTDFDITPRNAADVARLCRRLEGVPLAIELAAARMRSLPLRQICERLDHSLTLLTTGSPVSPERHRTLRATIEWSYELCSRAERLVWSRASVFAGSFDLGAAEFVCGGDGVEPAAVLDVIDGLVHKSVLERDGTEDARYRMLETIREFGQDELRAAADDTRIARRHRDWFDRLSARADAEWIGPAQSSWVWRLRRDHANLRAALEWSLTEPGEAANALPTALRIVEYWTLRGANREARDRLDRALAATAPDHPDRARGLVTSAQYSVWLSDIDGTETRLDEAEQIAARRGDEPVAAFADVVRAQVAKIRLEDELSAELAAATVPVFRAHGDARNELRALLHHGIANTAGSPATGLRILRDMTQRCAELDETYYRDMALFGIAMIEVMSGRPDAAESAARQALASTRLRDSRFGDAYHLETLAWCAAGRGEFERAAISFGAAATAWDLVGADPAATMPRPHGRFRDMTTNALGANAFEAAYAAGRALSREQARRYALREDADSSDHEAGRSPLTARELEVAELVAQGMTNREIAGRLVIAPRTADTHVRHILTKLDFGKRAQIAAWMAGRVHR, via the coding sequence ATGGTGCGGACCGGGCTCGTGTCGGACCTGACCAGCTATGTCGGGCGGCGCAGCGAGTCGGCGGACGTACGCCGACTGCTCGGGTCGGCCCGTCTGGTCACGCTGACCGGGCCGGGCGGAGTCGGCAAGACGCGGCTGGCATTCCGGATCGCCGCCGATGCCGCCCGCGCGTTCCGCGACGGTGTGTACTTCGTCGAGCTGGCCGAGATCCGCGGGCACGAACACCTGGTGGCGACGGTCGCCGATCGCATCGATCTGCAGCTTCGTTCCGGGCAACCGGCGATCGACCGTGTCCTCGAGTACCTGCGCGACCGCGAGGTGCTGCTCGTGCTGGACAACTGCGAGCACGTGCTCGGCGCGAGCGCGGAATCGGTCGCGGCACTGCTCACCCACTGCGCGAAGGTCACCGTCCTGGCGACGAGCAGGCAATCTCTCGGTGTCCCCGGAGAACGGACGTTCCGGGTGCCGCCACTGGCCGTCCCGCCCGGCACCCCGGCGCCGTCGGAACTGATGCGCTACGACAGCAGCCGCCTGTTCGCCGAGCGGGCGGCGGCACAGACCGATTTCGACATCACCCCGCGCAACGCCGCCGACGTGGCCCGGCTGTGCCGTCGGCTCGAGGGTGTGCCGCTGGCGATCGAACTGGCGGCCGCGCGCATGCGCTCGCTGCCGCTGCGCCAGATCTGCGAGCGGCTCGATCACAGCCTCACCCTGCTGACGACGGGGTCGCCGGTCTCCCCCGAACGGCACCGGACGCTGCGCGCCACCATCGAGTGGAGCTACGAACTGTGTTCGCGCGCCGAACGACTCGTCTGGTCCCGGGCCTCGGTCTTCGCCGGGTCGTTCGATCTCGGGGCCGCCGAATTCGTGTGCGGCGGTGACGGAGTGGAACCGGCCGCGGTGCTCGACGTGATCGACGGACTGGTCCACAAATCCGTGCTGGAGCGCGACGGCACCGAGGACGCCCGGTACCGGATGCTGGAGACCATCCGGGAATTCGGGCAGGACGAACTCCGGGCGGCGGCCGACGACACCCGGATCGCGCGGCGCCATCGCGACTGGTTCGACCGGCTCAGCGCGCGCGCCGACGCCGAGTGGATCGGCCCGGCGCAGTCGTCGTGGGTGTGGCGGTTGCGCCGCGACCACGCGAATCTGCGTGCCGCGCTGGAGTGGTCGCTCACCGAGCCCGGCGAAGCGGCGAACGCACTGCCCACCGCGCTGCGCATCGTCGAGTACTGGACCTTGCGCGGTGCGAACCGCGAGGCGCGCGACCGGCTCGACCGCGCCCTGGCGGCGACCGCCCCGGACCATCCCGACCGCGCCCGGGGCCTGGTGACCAGCGCCCAGTACTCGGTCTGGCTGTCCGATATCGACGGCACCGAGACCAGGCTCGACGAGGCGGAGCAGATCGCCGCCCGACGCGGTGACGAGCCGGTGGCCGCCTTCGCCGATGTGGTGCGTGCCCAGGTGGCGAAGATCCGGCTCGAGGACGAACTCTCGGCCGAACTGGCCGCCGCGACGGTGCCGGTGTTCCGCGCGCACGGCGACGCGCGCAACGAATTGCGCGCGCTGCTGCACCACGGCATCGCCAACACCGCCGGTTCTCCGGCGACGGGCCTGCGAATACTGCGGGACATGACGCAGCGGTGTGCCGAACTGGACGAGACCTACTACCGCGATATGGCGCTGTTCGGCATCGCCATGATCGAGGTGATGTCCGGCCGCCCGGATGCCGCCGAATCCGCGGCCCGGCAGGCGCTGGCATCGACACGCCTGCGCGACAGCCGTTTCGGCGACGCCTACCATCTCGAGACGCTGGCCTGGTGCGCGGCGGGGCGCGGTGAATTCGAACGGGCGGCGATCTCGTTCGGCGCCGCGGCCACCGCGTGGGATCTGGTGGGCGCCGATCCGGCCGCGACGATGCCGCGCCCGCACGGCCGGTTCCGGGACATGACCACAAACGCCTTGGGCGCCAACGCTTTCGAGGCCGCCTACGCCGCGGGCCGGGCACTGTCGCGCGAGCAGGCGCGCCGCTATGCCCTGCGCGAGGACGCGGACTCCTCCGATCACGAGGCCGGGCGGTCACCGCTGACGGCACGGGAGCTGGAGGTCGCCGAGCTGGTGGCGCAGGGGATGACCAACCGGGAGATCGCGGGCCGTCTGGTCATCGCGCCGCGGACCGCCGACACCCATGTCCGCCACATCCTGACCAAACTCGACTTCGGCAAGCGCGCCCAGATCGCCGCGTGGATGGCCGGGCGGGTACACCGATAA
- a CDS encoding PucR family transcriptional regulator: MFDPTDRPTPGALAVADRPVPPARPQPRETARALIGQLLTRRAADTEVDEAARACLHLAIEVLHARSAHDYAEQLAEAAQRWARDDLSLGVVHSLHATLRDVLSRIGAGDTPVAPGHYEVVVAAAKLVAELIDTVSTAVMGACSRQFDRTGDGHDPRDAAVSALLRGESASEIRTRYGLAIADDYRVLAFAAQSTAHSGEDGPAGSPVTLLRDALADRTGGAALSAMSATGGTILLPDATVAPRSVEHLVAEIGRAARMFVTATLVETPVADIAGAAERAHELLDIVQRLELPRGLYGFDELALEYQLTRPGPAQAHLSALLAPLADHPELLRTLRCHIASDLHRRRTGEAMHLHPNTVDYRLRRIAELTGFHAHRYPDLWYLRSALVVHSFRPNRT; the protein is encoded by the coding sequence ATGTTCGATCCGACCGACCGGCCGACACCGGGCGCACTCGCGGTCGCGGACCGCCCGGTACCGCCCGCGCGCCCGCAGCCACGCGAAACGGCCCGCGCGTTGATCGGTCAGCTCCTGACCCGCCGCGCGGCCGACACCGAGGTCGACGAGGCCGCGCGGGCCTGCCTCCATCTGGCGATCGAGGTGTTGCACGCACGTTCGGCGCACGACTACGCCGAACAACTCGCCGAGGCCGCCCAGCGCTGGGCCCGCGACGACCTGTCGCTCGGCGTCGTGCACTCGCTGCACGCGACGTTGCGGGATGTCCTGAGCCGCATCGGCGCCGGAGACACCCCGGTGGCGCCGGGGCACTACGAGGTCGTCGTGGCCGCGGCCAAGCTGGTCGCGGAACTCATCGACACCGTGAGCACCGCGGTCATGGGCGCCTGCTCGCGGCAGTTCGACCGGACCGGCGACGGCCACGATCCGCGCGACGCCGCGGTCTCGGCCCTGCTGCGCGGAGAATCCGCGTCCGAGATCCGGACCCGGTACGGCCTCGCGATCGCCGACGACTACCGGGTGCTCGCATTCGCCGCCCAATCCACCGCCCACTCGGGCGAAGACGGCCCGGCAGGCTCCCCGGTCACGCTGCTGCGCGACGCCCTCGCCGACCGGACCGGCGGCGCGGCGCTGTCGGCCATGTCCGCGACCGGCGGCACGATTCTGCTCCCCGACGCGACGGTGGCGCCGCGCTCGGTCGAGCACCTGGTCGCCGAAATCGGCCGAGCGGCACGGATGTTCGTCACCGCCACGCTCGTGGAGACGCCGGTCGCCGACATCGCCGGGGCGGCCGAGCGCGCCCACGAACTGCTCGACATCGTGCAGCGGCTGGAGTTGCCACGCGGTCTGTACGGATTCGACGAGCTCGCACTCGAATACCAGCTCACCCGGCCGGGCCCGGCACAGGCGCACCTGAGCGCACTGCTGGCGCCGCTCGCGGACCATCCCGAACTGCTGCGCACGCTGCGCTGTCACATCGCCTCCGATCTGCACCGGCGCCGCACCGGCGAGGCGATGCATCTGCATCCCAACACCGTCGACTACCGGCTCCGGCGCATCGCCGAGCTCACCGGCTTCCACGCACACCGCTATCCGGACCTGTGGTATCTGCGGTCGGCGCTGGTGGTGCACAGCTTCCGGCCGAACCGGACGTGA
- a CDS encoding cutinase family protein: protein MALFETPWHAHRFAAAATVAASVAATMITVGGATAAPARAASCTDVDVVVARGTSEPVGADPGLGVVVGNPVYKALGSRLSNSHSAYRVQYPASLIEPWSVQQGNRDLVKHVTDAAAACPNQRFVLVGYSQGANVVDNSIGISSAGAKVGGPIAATLPASVASKIAAILLFGNPIRGIGRSVTGPYAGRTYDTCTDNDPVCDPQGKSWKVHRTSYTAKAGEAADFAAAHL from the coding sequence ATGGCTCTGTTCGAAACACCTTGGCACGCCCACAGATTCGCGGCGGCCGCGACCGTCGCGGCATCCGTCGCCGCCACGATGATCACCGTGGGTGGCGCGACGGCGGCACCGGCGCGGGCCGCGTCGTGTACCGATGTCGACGTCGTCGTCGCACGCGGGACGAGCGAGCCGGTCGGCGCGGATCCGGGACTGGGCGTGGTCGTCGGCAACCCCGTCTACAAGGCGCTCGGCAGCCGACTCTCGAACTCCCACAGCGCCTATCGCGTCCAGTATCCGGCCAGCCTGATCGAACCGTGGTCGGTGCAGCAGGGCAACCGCGATCTGGTGAAACATGTGACCGACGCGGCCGCGGCGTGCCCCAATCAGCGCTTCGTCCTGGTCGGCTACTCCCAGGGGGCGAATGTGGTCGACAACTCGATCGGTATCAGCAGCGCGGGCGCGAAGGTCGGCGGGCCGATCGCCGCCACCCTGCCCGCCTCGGTCGCGTCGAAGATCGCCGCGATCCTGTTGTTCGGCAACCCCATTCGCGGTATCGGGCGCAGCGTCACCGGCCCCTACGCCGGCCGCACCTACGACACCTGCACCGACAACGACCCGGTCTGCGACCCCCAGGGCAAGAGCTGGAAGGTGCACCGCACCAGCTACACGGCCAAGGCGGGCGAGGCGGCGGACTTCGCTGCCGCACACCTGTAG
- a CDS encoding 1-phosphofructokinase family hexose kinase — translation MPIVTLTMNPAIDVAGRTGHVVATDKMRCVAPRYDPGGGGINVSRTVSVLGEPVTAVFPAGGHTGEFLEELVRSAGIPACVVATAEPTRENVAVTADDTGDQYRFVFPGPRLTPVEQHRCLAMVRQCAVGADYVVASGSLPPGVAPDFYQVLADICAAQGVRLILDASGAALRAVRGGVFLIKPSVRELAQLTGRALPGRDEQIAAADELVTGGVAEIVVVSLGAEGALVVTAGRSRWFAPHTVPVRSGIGAGDAMVGGITVGLTRGFDIDDAVRLGVAAATAALTTSGTGPGLRNRIDELYRQSARDRAAVSDGP, via the coding sequence ATGCCGATCGTCACGCTCACCATGAATCCCGCGATCGACGTGGCCGGGCGGACCGGCCACGTCGTGGCGACCGACAAGATGCGCTGTGTGGCACCGCGTTACGATCCCGGCGGGGGCGGTATCAATGTGTCCCGGACGGTGTCGGTCCTGGGGGAGCCGGTGACCGCGGTCTTTCCGGCGGGCGGGCACACCGGCGAATTCCTCGAAGAGCTGGTGCGGTCGGCCGGGATCCCCGCCTGTGTGGTGGCGACGGCGGAACCGACCCGCGAGAATGTGGCGGTCACGGCCGACGACACCGGGGACCAGTACCGGTTCGTCTTTCCCGGTCCACGCCTGACCCCGGTCGAACAGCATCGCTGCCTGGCGATGGTGCGGCAGTGCGCGGTGGGCGCCGATTACGTCGTCGCCAGCGGCAGCCTGCCGCCCGGGGTGGCGCCGGACTTCTACCAGGTGCTCGCCGATATCTGTGCCGCACAGGGGGTTCGGTTGATTCTCGACGCTTCCGGCGCGGCGCTGCGGGCGGTGCGCGGCGGTGTCTTCCTGATCAAGCCCAGTGTCCGGGAACTCGCCCAGTTGACCGGGCGGGCCCTGCCCGGTCGCGATGAACAGATCGCTGCCGCCGACGAGTTGGTCACCGGCGGTGTCGCCGAGATCGTGGTCGTCTCCCTGGGCGCCGAGGGTGCGCTGGTGGTCACCGCCGGGCGATCCCGATGGTTCGCGCCGCACACGGTGCCGGTGCGCAGCGGAATCGGCGCCGGTGACGCGATGGTCGGCGGCATCACGGTGGGTTTGACCCGGGGTTTCGACATCGACGACGCGGTGCGGCTCGGCGTCGCCGCCGCGACCGCCGCGCTGACCACATCAGGCACCGGCCCCGGCCTGCGCAACCGGATCGACGAGTTGTACCGGCAGTCGGCGCGTGATCGTGCGGCCGTCTCCGACGGCCCGTGA
- a CDS encoding cation-translocating P-type ATPase, whose translation MLGSVPADTDRAAAVPPAPVDATEPLDLLLRDLRSSRTGLSAREARRRLIHSGPNTLRRRGTRQWPRQLLRQFTHPLALLLWAAAALAFSVRIEAVGIAIVAVIMLNAVFAFVQERHAEHAVEALAAFIPLHATVLRDGARQVVETSELVPGDVLIVSEGDKISADARLLDGAVEVDMSALTGESVPVHRGTAPVDSSVPLLEATDVIFSGTACTQGEAVAVVFATGMRTELGRIASLSERVTSEESPLEHQVRRVAWLIAAVSLILGAAFVPLAIFGAGLPLLDAVIFAVGLLVGNVPEGLLPVITLALAIGVRQLAARGAVVKRLSAVETLGSTDVICTDKTGTLTENRMRAMIVHTSAGDLDPSGSTGPADRLTGRAARAMALCNNAHTCASGELAGDATDIAVLAAARALDPDAGSGKRLRQFAFDSVRKRMSTLDECAAGHVVHVKGAPETVVPLCVSEAGPDGATQPLTERRRAEVLAMVDARARDGYRMLAVADRPLPSGPPDPDTPRSAEDELTLLAVVSIVDPPRREVPDAVARCHDAGIRIIVITGDHGATAAAVARQVGIVHGAPTVITGAELDAMSEDRLDRLLADTEEVIFARSSPEAKLRIADALRATGHVVAMTGDGANDAPALRRADIGIAMGRSGTDVAREASTMVLTDDDFATIAAAVESGRRVYDNIRKFIFYIFAHATPEVLPFLVFALSGGAVPVPLTVPLLLTFDVGTETVPALALGRERAEPGIMRRPPRPRGEPVIRGRMLVRAWLFLGAICAVLAMAGFFAVLLTAGWHPGDATGSGTPLHHAYRQAVTMVFVGMVAGQIGTAFAARTERASLRSIGVLSNPMLLWGIAFELVLTAAVVYVPPLQDVLNTAALAPWMIAFVVPFPFIVWGCDELHRWWLRRHDPAPPVRRSDRRSPPE comes from the coding sequence GTGCTCGGCTCCGTCCCGGCGGACACCGACCGCGCCGCGGCAGTGCCGCCCGCGCCGGTCGACGCCACCGAACCCCTGGATCTGCTGCTGCGGGACCTGCGTAGTTCCCGGACCGGATTGTCCGCCCGGGAGGCGCGCCGCCGGTTGATCCATTCCGGACCGAACACCCTGCGCCGCCGCGGCACCCGGCAATGGCCGCGTCAGCTGCTACGGCAGTTCACCCACCCGCTGGCCCTGCTGCTGTGGGCCGCCGCCGCGCTGGCGTTCTCGGTGCGGATCGAGGCGGTCGGCATCGCGATCGTCGCGGTGATCATGCTCAACGCCGTGTTCGCCTTCGTGCAGGAACGTCACGCCGAACACGCGGTGGAGGCGCTGGCCGCCTTCATTCCGTTGCACGCCACGGTACTTCGCGACGGCGCCCGTCAGGTCGTGGAGACCTCCGAGCTGGTGCCCGGTGATGTGCTGATCGTGTCGGAGGGGGACAAGATATCGGCCGATGCCCGGCTGCTCGACGGCGCCGTCGAGGTCGACATGTCGGCGCTGACCGGTGAGTCGGTGCCGGTGCACCGGGGCACCGCACCGGTCGACTCGAGTGTGCCGCTGCTCGAGGCCACCGATGTGATCTTCAGCGGCACCGCGTGCACCCAGGGCGAGGCGGTGGCCGTCGTCTTCGCCACCGGGATGCGTACCGAACTGGGGCGGATCGCGTCCCTGTCGGAGCGGGTGACCAGCGAGGAGAGCCCGCTCGAGCATCAGGTCCGGCGGGTGGCGTGGCTGATCGCGGCCGTCTCGCTGATTCTCGGCGCGGCGTTCGTCCCGCTGGCGATCTTCGGCGCCGGGCTGCCCCTGCTGGACGCGGTGATCTTCGCCGTCGGACTGCTGGTCGGCAATGTGCCCGAGGGCCTGCTCCCGGTGATCACCCTGGCGCTGGCCATCGGGGTGCGGCAGCTGGCGGCGCGCGGTGCGGTGGTCAAACGGCTGTCCGCGGTGGAAACGCTGGGCTCCACCGACGTGATCTGCACCGACAAGACCGGAACGCTCACCGAGAACCGGATGCGGGCGATGATCGTGCACACCAGTGCCGGTGATCTCGATCCGTCCGGGAGCACCGGCCCGGCCGACCGGCTCACCGGGCGGGCGGCGCGGGCGATGGCACTGTGCAACAACGCCCACACCTGCGCATCGGGCGAGCTGGCGGGCGACGCCACCGATATCGCCGTCCTCGCCGCCGCGCGGGCGCTCGATCCGGACGCCGGAAGCGGAAAACGATTGCGGCAGTTCGCCTTCGACTCGGTCCGCAAACGCATGTCGACTCTCGACGAGTGCGCTGCGGGCCACGTGGTCCATGTGAAGGGCGCACCCGAGACCGTCGTTCCGCTGTGTGTGTCGGAAGCCGGGCCCGACGGCGCCACCCAGCCGCTGACCGAGCGACGCCGGGCCGAGGTGCTGGCGATGGTCGATGCCCGGGCCCGCGACGGTTACCGGATGCTGGCGGTCGCCGACCGGCCGCTGCCGTCCGGGCCGCCCGATCCGGACACGCCCCGGTCGGCCGAGGACGAGCTCACCCTGCTCGCGGTGGTCAGCATCGTCGATCCGCCGCGCCGGGAGGTGCCCGACGCCGTCGCCCGCTGCCACGACGCCGGAATCCGCATCATCGTCATCACCGGCGATCACGGTGCGACGGCCGCCGCGGTGGCCCGCCAGGTCGGCATCGTGCACGGCGCGCCGACGGTGATCACCGGCGCGGAACTGGACGCGATGAGCGAGGACCGGCTCGACCGACTGCTCGCCGACACCGAGGAGGTGATCTTCGCCCGGTCCTCGCCCGAGGCGAAACTGCGCATCGCCGACGCCCTGCGAGCCACCGGCCACGTGGTGGCCATGACCGGCGACGGCGCCAACGACGCCCCCGCCCTGCGACGCGCCGATATCGGAATCGCCATGGGCCGCAGCGGAACCGACGTCGCGCGCGAAGCCTCGACGATGGTGCTGACCGATGACGACTTCGCCACCATCGCGGCCGCGGTGGAGTCCGGGCGCCGGGTCTACGACAACATCCGCAAGTTCATCTTCTACATCTTCGCCCACGCCACTCCCGAGGTCCTGCCGTTCCTGGTGTTCGCCCTGTCCGGTGGCGCGGTGCCGGTGCCGCTGACCGTGCCGCTGCTGCTGACCTTCGACGTGGGCACCGAGACCGTGCCCGCCCTGGCCCTGGGCCGCGAGCGGGCCGAACCCGGCATCATGCGGCGTCCGCCCCGGCCGCGCGGCGAGCCGGTGATCAGGGGGCGAATGCTGGTGCGCGCCTGGCTGTTTCTGGGCGCGATCTGCGCGGTGCTGGCGATGGCCGGATTCTTCGCCGTCCTGCTGACGGCGGGGTGGCATCCCGGTGATGCCACCGGTTCCGGGACGCCGCTGCACCATGCCTACCGGCAGGCGGTGACGATGGTGTTCGTCGGGATGGTCGCCGGTCAGATCGGCACGGCGTTCGCCGCGCGCACCGAACGCGCGTCGCTGCGGTCGATCGGGGTGCTGTCCAATCCGATGTTGTTGTGGGGCATAGCCTTCGAACTGGTGCTGACCGCCGCCGTGGTCTATGTGCCACCGTTGCAGGACGTGCTGAACACCGCCGCGCTCGCGCCGTGGATGATCGCCTTCGTCGTGCCGTTCCCGTTCATCGTCTGGGGCTGCGACGAACTGCACCGCTGGTGGTTGCGCCGCCACGACCCCGCTCCCCCAGTTCGGCGATCTGATCGGCGATCGCCGCCGGAATGA